The genomic segment TGAATCAGCGTCGCGAGCATCTGCAGCGACTGCCCGACGCGCGGGCCGGCGTGCAGAATCGGATCGTCGGGATAGCCGAACACGCGATGGTTGATCACGGCGGGAATCGTTGGATAGCGATCCCAGTACTTCACCGGGCGCGACGGGTCGCTGCCCATCGAGCCGTCGAGGATCACATCGGGGCGCATAGCAATAACGTACTCGACACTGAGCCGCGGCCACTGCTCGCCGGAAACGTCGGCGATATTGTCGGCGCGCGCGATGTGCAGCAGGTCGTCGAGGTAGGTGCCGCGGCCGACCGCCACCATCGGCTGATGGCCGACGAGCATCAGCACGCGCGGCGCGGAGGCACTGGCAAGCCGCTCGCGCACCTCGCCGATCTGCGAATGAATTTGTGCGACGAGGTCGCGCGCCTCACGTTCGCGTCCGGTCGCGGCGCCAATCCGGTTAATGCTGTCTTCGATCTGATCGAGTGACTCGTCCTGGGCGAGTACGATTGGATAGCCCAGCTTCGCAAGCGCGCGCAGCTCGCGTTGATCGG from the Candidatus Binataceae bacterium genome contains:
- a CDS encoding helical backbone metal receptor, encoding MRFFRLAIAVCLFFLLAAVSAAPMRIVSLAPSVTEDLFALGAGPEVVGVSRYCDYPPEVTKLPKVGTFLTPNLESIIGLRPTLIAGLGLSSDQRELRALAKLGYPIVLAQDESLDQIEDSINRIGAATGREREARDLVAQIHSQIGEVRERLASASAPRVLMLVGHQPMVAVGRGTYLDDLLHIARADNIADVSGEQWPRLSVEYVIAMRPDVILDGSMGSDPSRPVKYWDRYPTIPAVINHRVFGYPDDPILHAGPRVGQSLQMLATLIHPAAFSTAKVTSR